One Nesterenkonia populi DNA window includes the following coding sequences:
- a CDS encoding 5-formyltetrahydrofolate cyclo-ligase, whose amino-acid sequence MDLNRTSEAKAEVRRRLRASRAALTQEQLAERGRMIAQALEPQIPAGSAVAGYLPMRGEPDVLRFLKLHTGRRGGTAFLPVTPTDGSRELLWVRWSPESGLRKHPVLPLQEPDAEPGAELSLAQVLEASGEHLSLLVPALALDEAGARMGQGGGFYDTSLSALPALRRHGTGLNCRIIGVAHSAELLPAGAFPVEAHDLRVDAAVTENGFVQLRRAYN is encoded by the coding sequence GTGGATCTGAACCGCACCTCCGAGGCCAAGGCTGAGGTACGACGCAGGCTGCGCGCCTCACGCGCCGCGCTCACCCAGGAGCAGCTTGCAGAGCGTGGACGGATGATCGCCCAGGCGCTGGAGCCGCAGATCCCGGCGGGGTCCGCGGTGGCCGGGTACCTGCCGATGCGCGGGGAGCCGGATGTGCTGAGGTTCCTGAAGCTGCACACCGGCCGCCGCGGCGGCACGGCGTTCCTGCCGGTCACCCCCACAGACGGCAGCCGGGAGCTGCTCTGGGTGCGCTGGAGTCCGGAGTCGGGGCTTCGGAAGCACCCCGTCCTCCCCCTGCAGGAGCCGGACGCTGAGCCGGGCGCTGAGCTGAGCCTCGCCCAGGTCCTGGAGGCCTCCGGGGAGCATCTGAGCCTGTTGGTGCCGGCGCTGGCCTTGGATGAGGCCGGCGCCCGGATGGGCCAGGGAGGCGGCTTCTACGACACCTCGCTCAGCGCACTGCCTGCCCTGCGTCGTCACGGCACGGGCCTGAACTGCCGGATCATCGGCGTCGCGCACTCCGCGGAGCTCCTTCCCGCCGGAGCCTTCCCGGTGGAGGCCCATGACCTGCGCGTGGATGCCGCTGTCACCGAGAACGGGTTCGTCCAGCTCCGGAGGGCATATAATTAG
- a CDS encoding DUF3817 domain-containing protein, giving the protein MTDKQHDPEIRAHGEIDLGTPPPRPGKGRRRYLGTHQQIRSAFTFYRVMAFITGIFLLIMVAKILISGSLFGWHMWPGWEIYIGGTTQAGEANSIGFHRPDTVVDARSVSTLIAQAHGVAYIVYLVAGFRLWYMLRWGAARMVLIVSGGLVPFFSFFVERKVAALVQKDLEENPDAASRY; this is encoded by the coding sequence ATGACCGATAAGCAGCACGATCCTGAAATCCGCGCCCACGGCGAAATCGACCTGGGCACCCCGCCGCCGCGCCCGGGCAAGGGCAGGCGCCGCTACCTGGGCACCCACCAGCAGATTCGCAGCGCCTTCACCTTCTACCGGGTGATGGCGTTCATCACCGGCATCTTCCTGCTGATCATGGTCGCGAAGATCCTCATCAGCGGGTCCCTGTTCGGCTGGCACATGTGGCCCGGCTGGGAGATCTACATCGGCGGCACCACCCAAGCAGGCGAGGCCAACAGCATCGGCTTCCACCGCCCCGACACAGTGGTCGACGCCAGGTCCGTCTCGACCCTGATCGCCCAGGCGCACGGTGTGGCCTACATCGTCTACCTGGTGGCCGGGTTCCGGCTCTGGTACATGCTGCGCTGGGGCGCGGCCCGGATGGTGCTCATCGTCTCCGGGGGCCTGGTCCCGTTCTTCAGCTTCTTTGTGGAGCGCAAGGTCGCGGCCCTGGTGCAGAAGGACCTCGAGGAGAACCCCGACGCGGCGTCGCGCTACTGA
- a CDS encoding SURF1 family protein — protein sequence MLQTALQPKWIGMLVLALVMATVFVVMSAWQFGESRSEDEIVSTEELNTPVELTEVYEPQRNMTIYEADRIVDIDGEIVAGTQTLIDSRLHDGREGYWAVAAMRVDGAPDGEVIPVVLGWTDSPDWAVETGASLDGPARYQEEEWHAAAPEVHGVADFSVQGRLLPPEAPSPDSREDMPPRGLPTLSTAELINLWDEDSYSGFVVAFDMEAGGAPLEHDALELEQVWVDTQPEASSINWLNLFYAVEWTLFAGFAFFMWWRLVKDAHLRRLEEERLDREWEEQWRAEQLAELQASGTLNAKDSDDR from the coding sequence GTGCTCCAAACCGCCCTGCAGCCCAAATGGATCGGGATGCTGGTCCTCGCACTGGTGATGGCCACCGTGTTCGTGGTGATGTCCGCCTGGCAGTTCGGGGAATCCCGCAGCGAGGACGAGATCGTCAGCACGGAGGAGCTCAACACCCCCGTCGAGCTGACCGAGGTGTACGAGCCCCAGCGGAACATGACCATCTACGAGGCCGACCGGATCGTCGACATTGACGGCGAAATCGTCGCAGGCACCCAGACCCTCATCGACTCGCGCCTGCACGACGGCAGGGAAGGCTACTGGGCGGTGGCCGCGATGCGGGTCGACGGCGCCCCCGACGGGGAAGTCATCCCCGTGGTGCTCGGCTGGACCGACAGCCCCGACTGGGCCGTGGAGACAGGTGCCTCCCTCGACGGCCCTGCCCGGTACCAGGAGGAGGAATGGCACGCCGCTGCCCCTGAGGTGCACGGCGTCGCTGACTTCAGCGTCCAGGGCCGGCTGCTGCCGCCCGAGGCCCCCAGCCCCGACTCGCGTGAGGACATGCCGCCCCGCGGACTGCCCACCCTCTCCACCGCCGAGCTGATCAATCTGTGGGACGAGGACTCCTACTCAGGATTCGTCGTCGCCTTCGACATGGAGGCCGGCGGCGCCCCGCTCGAGCACGACGCTCTGGAGCTGGAGCAGGTGTGGGTGGATACCCAGCCGGAGGCCTCCAGCATCAACTGGCTCAACCTCTTCTACGCGGTGGAGTGGACCCTCTTCGCCGGGTTCGCCTTCTTCATGTGGTGGAGGCTGGTCAAGGACGCGCACCTCCGCCGGCTCGAGGAGGAGCGCCTCGACCGCGAATGGGAGGAGCAGTGGCGCGCTGAGCAGCTCGCCGAACTGCAGGCCTCCGGCACACTCAACGCGAAGGACAGCGATGACCGATAA
- the cpaB gene encoding Flp pilus assembly protein CpaB — protein MTAPAWQHPARQHPSARRRQRSSAGSVPFVPERPRASAARRSAPRPLPAPAAAESERPRAAKQRPASRPFAARRPPRVRRRMQGAGLGRAVRRFRIPLALLMGAAALAAVLLGQESADFPSRTAVRVTAEVPAGQALSASQLEEAEVDAGSLPEDYAHSAEDFVGQILAAPLPAGAVVHPAQLVGPGLLKGHEPGTVAVPVRPADTAMLGLLSVGQRVDVLASTDAAESESGTARVAESAPVLWMPQGAEENWVGGTADGQDVAILAVDAETAERLAEAGSQGRLHLSLTSGPAQTGVEGND, from the coding sequence ATGACTGCTCCTGCTTGGCAGCACCCGGCCCGTCAGCACCCCTCTGCCCGACGCCGGCAGCGATCCTCTGCCGGCTCCGTCCCTTTTGTGCCGGAGAGGCCCCGTGCCTCAGCAGCTCGCCGCTCAGCCCCACGGCCCCTGCCTGCCCCGGCTGCAGCAGAGAGTGAGAGACCTCGTGCGGCGAAGCAGCGGCCTGCCTCCCGTCCCTTCGCCGCGCGTCGTCCGCCCCGGGTGCGGCGCCGCATGCAGGGCGCAGGCCTGGGGCGCGCTGTGCGCAGGTTCCGCATCCCCCTGGCGCTGCTGATGGGCGCAGCCGCGCTCGCCGCGGTGCTGCTGGGGCAGGAGAGCGCCGATTTTCCGAGCAGGACGGCGGTGCGGGTCACTGCGGAGGTCCCCGCTGGACAGGCGCTCAGCGCCTCGCAGCTGGAGGAGGCGGAGGTGGATGCCGGCTCCCTGCCGGAGGACTACGCGCACAGTGCTGAGGACTTCGTGGGGCAGATCCTGGCCGCGCCCCTGCCTGCCGGCGCGGTGGTGCACCCGGCCCAACTGGTCGGCCCCGGCCTGCTCAAGGGACACGAGCCGGGCACGGTGGCAGTGCCGGTCCGCCCGGCGGACACCGCGATGCTCGGGCTGCTGTCAGTGGGGCAGCGGGTGGACGTGCTGGCCTCCACGGATGCGGCTGAGAGCGAGTCCGGAACCGCCCGGGTCGCGGAGAGCGCACCGGTGCTGTGGATGCCTCAGGGTGCGGAGGAGAACTGGGTCGGCGGCACGGCGGACGGGCAGGACGTGGCCATCCTCGCCGTGGATGCAGAGACTGCCGAGCGGCTGGCCGAGGCCGGCAGCCAGGGACGGCTGCACCTCAGCCTCACCAGCGGGCCGGCACAGACCGGCGTCGAGGGCAATGACTAG
- a CDS encoding DUF4011 domain-containing protein, which produces MSEVDDVVTEGADAGTEVLSWIESFGTGTENDTMLRFTPSQHNAVDLTDANSSGLMQLLGGRRTRLSTLLNDSAVFAPAAKAAANIRAKIREMREDRGIETGYLACGIASWTETGDAGASQFTAPVMLVPISLGTRSDNGDYDLQFTAPARLNPALARHMEAVHGLQLDPAEFHAAGYVTARFDYQRTSALLQKLVSAAKKADDDAGSQSVPPADLESLQVWNQLYVSTFADLADLGNPHTLNLDHPVLTAMAGGNDLPQQAAADAQAELPATDERSPGSERLVADADADQQSALDAILSGASTVVSAPPGTGQTQTAVNAAAGLAWAGRRVLVVAERTDTLSEFSRRLSAAKLGTLAVHVPAAADPAALRDQIIRAIKRAERAEPPRLAAVHKKLISTRHQLRDHVASLHKVRDRWNCSPYQAMQALAALTSLNPAPATAVRLRRSVLDNTVERSQAAVKLKRAAELGAFAEETRRSPWFDARLSNRQETKDAHDLVKQLREELPELQSQIETACRSAGVAPGGSFAEWHAQVLLFQKVQESLGKFSHDVYARDVHDLIAATAPGWWRRQHGVEMSSMNRSRLRRVAKEYIRPGVSINDLHGSLADVQAEREEWLKHAEADSLPKVPPKLDTLVNVLGEVQVRLEKLVARLAPGGEEDQTLFDLPAASRAEGSARPQPQTGAGQERTLLSTVEALAEDERSLHTLPERTLLTEQLREQGFGELIDDFAERGVEPSQVADELELAWWQSALEAMISGDEYLAMTSGENLRSIEAHYAEADAAHIATGAQRLTHHLATTWKAALEEHPEAAGNLRGLLKNAAPTAQALQQVPAALTQPLVPIWTTSPLGLAEHLPAASGSRRSFDAVILLDAETLAVPAALGAISRADQVVAFGDPASGAPKPLAVSADPIARAAESQVPGSICTELARVLPVQKLRQVHRGADQELTELLSEHLYDGELVRLPDASQLTGLNRRVAVEQVSAASSGGRETVESPTAEVNRVVDLVFEHVRRSRNRSLLVVTGSEWHAKRVADAISLHLANHAWAAPFFEHGAAGVPGGSGSGAAGEGTGERFVVAPVERAHGAVRDDVILSLGYGRTPKGEPAEDLGELSGPRGREYFAQAVTRARGKLTVVSSLTADELRAAELTEGAALLPDLLDIDGQSGGNPSGSAELADPLVLDLVDRIRARGGRVEDGFRGTLDLAACPRKISPNAQVTPVAMVSDGTDEYAALSVRERSRLRPERFRALGWDCMVLWTIEVFSDPRRITELVAEKVGLSAGPEFAQGGRARLPRLRDSGTGPLKFGGAADASDASSRIPQKQWPTPRERGKFAG; this is translated from the coding sequence TTGAGCGAAGTCGACGACGTCGTCACTGAGGGTGCCGATGCCGGCACTGAGGTGCTGAGCTGGATCGAGTCCTTCGGCACCGGCACCGAGAATGACACGATGCTGCGGTTCACCCCCTCGCAGCACAATGCCGTTGACCTGACCGATGCCAACTCGTCGGGGCTGATGCAGCTGCTCGGCGGGCGACGCACCCGGCTCTCCACCCTCCTGAACGACTCCGCCGTCTTTGCCCCTGCGGCCAAGGCCGCCGCCAACATCCGGGCGAAGATCCGTGAGATGCGGGAGGACCGCGGCATCGAGACCGGCTATCTCGCCTGCGGGATCGCCTCCTGGACGGAGACCGGCGACGCCGGCGCCTCCCAGTTCACCGCGCCGGTGATGCTGGTGCCGATCTCGTTGGGCACCCGCAGCGACAACGGCGACTACGACCTGCAGTTCACCGCACCCGCCCGGCTCAACCCCGCCCTGGCCCGCCACATGGAGGCTGTGCACGGACTGCAGCTGGACCCTGCCGAGTTCCACGCCGCGGGCTACGTCACCGCCCGGTTCGACTACCAGCGAACCTCCGCGCTGCTGCAGAAGCTCGTCAGCGCGGCGAAGAAGGCTGACGACGACGCCGGCAGCCAGAGCGTTCCGCCGGCCGACCTCGAGTCCCTGCAGGTGTGGAACCAGCTCTATGTCTCTACGTTCGCGGACCTCGCTGACCTGGGGAATCCCCACACGCTGAACCTCGACCACCCGGTGCTCACCGCGATGGCCGGGGGGAATGACCTGCCTCAGCAGGCCGCCGCCGACGCACAGGCTGAGCTGCCCGCGACGGATGAGCGCAGCCCCGGCTCCGAGCGGCTGGTCGCCGATGCTGACGCTGACCAGCAGTCCGCCCTCGATGCGATCCTCTCCGGGGCCTCCACCGTGGTCTCCGCGCCGCCGGGCACCGGACAGACCCAGACCGCCGTCAACGCCGCCGCGGGCCTCGCCTGGGCAGGCAGACGAGTGCTGGTGGTCGCTGAGCGCACCGACACCCTCAGCGAGTTCAGCCGCCGGCTCTCCGCCGCCAAGCTCGGCACCCTCGCAGTGCACGTGCCTGCCGCCGCGGACCCCGCGGCCCTGCGGGATCAGATCATCCGCGCGATCAAGCGTGCTGAGCGTGCGGAGCCGCCGCGCCTGGCCGCCGTGCACAAGAAGCTCATCAGCACCCGGCACCAGCTGCGCGACCACGTCGCCAGCCTGCACAAGGTCCGCGACCGATGGAACTGCTCCCCCTACCAGGCGATGCAGGCTCTCGCCGCCCTGACCAGCCTGAACCCGGCGCCGGCCACGGCGGTCCGGCTGCGCCGATCCGTGCTGGACAATACTGTGGAGCGCTCCCAGGCGGCGGTGAAGCTTAAGCGGGCCGCTGAGCTGGGCGCCTTCGCCGAGGAGACCCGCAGGAGCCCCTGGTTCGACGCCCGGCTGAGCAACCGGCAGGAGACCAAGGACGCCCACGACCTCGTCAAGCAGCTGCGCGAGGAGCTGCCGGAGCTGCAGTCCCAGATCGAGACGGCCTGCCGCAGCGCCGGTGTGGCGCCGGGCGGCTCCTTCGCCGAATGGCATGCCCAGGTGCTGCTGTTCCAGAAGGTCCAGGAGTCCCTGGGCAAGTTCAGCCACGATGTCTACGCCCGCGATGTCCATGACCTCATTGCCGCCACCGCCCCCGGCTGGTGGCGCCGCCAGCACGGTGTGGAGATGAGTTCGATGAACCGCTCCCGCCTGCGTCGGGTCGCCAAGGAGTACATTCGCCCCGGGGTCTCCATCAACGACCTCCACGGCTCGCTGGCGGACGTCCAGGCGGAGCGGGAGGAATGGCTGAAGCACGCCGAGGCCGACTCTCTGCCCAAGGTTCCGCCCAAGCTGGACACCCTGGTCAATGTGCTCGGCGAGGTCCAGGTCCGCCTGGAGAAGCTGGTTGCCCGGCTCGCCCCCGGCGGCGAGGAGGACCAGACCCTCTTCGACCTGCCTGCTGCGAGCAGGGCAGAGGGCAGCGCCCGGCCTCAGCCGCAGACCGGTGCGGGGCAGGAGCGGACCCTGCTCTCCACGGTGGAGGCCCTCGCTGAGGACGAGCGGTCCCTGCACACCCTGCCGGAGCGGACCCTGCTCACCGAGCAGCTGCGCGAGCAGGGCTTCGGCGAGCTCATCGACGACTTCGCCGAGCGCGGGGTCGAGCCCAGCCAGGTCGCCGACGAGCTGGAGCTGGCCTGGTGGCAGTCCGCCCTCGAGGCGATGATCTCCGGCGACGAGTACCTGGCCATGACCTCCGGGGAGAACCTCCGGAGCATCGAGGCCCACTACGCAGAGGCCGACGCCGCCCACATCGCCACCGGCGCGCAGCGGCTCACACACCACCTCGCCACCACGTGGAAAGCTGCCCTGGAGGAGCATCCGGAGGCAGCAGGGAATCTGCGCGGGCTGCTGAAGAACGCCGCGCCCACCGCCCAGGCGCTGCAGCAGGTTCCCGCCGCGCTGACGCAGCCGCTGGTGCCGATCTGGACCACCTCGCCCCTGGGCCTCGCAGAGCACCTCCCGGCCGCCTCCGGCAGCAGGCGGAGCTTCGACGCCGTCATTCTGCTGGATGCTGAGACCCTCGCCGTGCCCGCAGCGCTGGGGGCGATCTCCCGGGCAGATCAGGTGGTGGCCTTCGGCGACCCCGCCTCCGGGGCACCCAAGCCTCTGGCGGTCTCCGCGGACCCGATCGCCCGGGCCGCCGAGTCCCAGGTGCCCGGCTCCATCTGCACCGAGCTGGCCAGGGTGCTGCCCGTGCAGAAGCTGCGGCAGGTCCACCGCGGGGCGGACCAGGAGCTCACCGAGCTGCTCTCCGAGCACCTCTACGACGGTGAGCTGGTGCGCCTGCCGGACGCCTCCCAGCTCACCGGCCTGAACCGGCGGGTTGCCGTGGAGCAGGTCAGCGCGGCCTCCTCCGGGGGCCGGGAGACGGTGGAGTCGCCCACCGCCGAGGTGAACCGTGTGGTGGATCTCGTCTTCGAGCACGTCCGCCGCAGCCGCAACCGGTCCCTGCTCGTGGTCACCGGCTCCGAGTGGCACGCCAAGCGGGTGGCGGACGCGATCAGCCTGCACCTGGCCAACCATGCCTGGGCAGCCCCCTTCTTCGAGCACGGTGCTGCGGGTGTGCCGGGCGGCTCCGGCTCCGGAGCTGCGGGGGAGGGCACCGGGGAGAGGTTCGTCGTCGCCCCGGTGGAGCGTGCCCATGGTGCGGTCCGCGACGATGTCATTCTCTCGCTCGGCTACGGCCGCACCCCGAAGGGGGAGCCGGCTGAGGATCTGGGCGAGCTCTCCGGGCCCCGCGGCCGTGAGTACTTCGCCCAGGCGGTCACCCGAGCCCGCGGCAAGCTGACCGTGGTCTCCTCCCTGACCGCTGATGAGCTGCGCGCGGCGGAGCTGACGGAGGGCGCGGCCCTGCTTCCCGACCTGCTGGACATCGACGGGCAGAGCGGAGGCAACCCGTCGGGCTCCGCTGAGCTCGCCGATCCGCTCGTCCTGGACCTCGTGGACCGCATCCGCGCCCGCGGCGGCCGGGTGGAGGACGGCTTCCGCGGCACTCTGGACCTGGCCGCCTGCCCCCGGAAGATCAGCCCGAACGCGCAGGTCACCCCGGTGGCGATGGTCTCCGACGGCACGGATGAGTACGCCGCGCTGTCCGTGCGTGAGCGTTCGCGTCTGCGGCCGGAGCGTTTCCGGGCCCTGGGCTGGGACTGCATGGTGCTGTGGACCATCGAGGTCTTCTCCGACCCGCGCCGGATCACCGAGCTGGTCGCGGAGAAGGTGGGGCTCTCCGCGGGTCCGGAGTTTGCCCAGGGCGGGCGCGCCCGCCTGCCCCGGCTGCGGGACTCCGGCACCGGCCCGCTGAAGTTCGGGGGAGCGGCAGACGCCTCAGACGCCTCCAGCCGAATCCCGCAGAAGCAGTGGCCGACACCCCGGGAGCGCGGGAAGTTCGCCGGATGA
- the guaA gene encoding glutamine-hydrolyzing GMP synthase, translating to MSPAAERPDQDAQTVLVVDYGAQYAQLIARRVREARVYSEVVPHTLSAAEIIAKRPSAVILSGGPASVYAEGAPGVDKDLFDAGIPVMGICYGFQAMAHALGGEVARTGEREYGKTEVRATTVPHGLLSGTDELQTTWMSHGDAVTAAPESFEVLASSEAAPVAAFADDGRKLYGVQWHPEVKHSPQGQRVIENFLYEGAELRPEWTAGSIVEEQVAAIREQVGDAQVICGLSGGVDSAVAAALVQKAVGEQLTCVFVDHGLLRAGEAEQVERDFVAATGAKLHVADEKKRFLSALAGVSDPEEKRKIIGREFIRAFEEAERNILEEAQAEGSKVEFLVQGTLYPDVVESGGGEGAANIKSHHNVGGLPEDLQFKLVEPLRALFKDEVRAVGAELGLPAEIVQRQPFPGPGLGIRIIGEVTEERLDLLRAADLIAREELTASGLDQEVWQMPVVLLADVRSVGVQGDGRTYGHPIVLRPVSSEDAMTADWSRLPYDLLARISNRITNEVEEVNRVTLDVTSKPPGTIEWE from the coding sequence TTGAGCCCAGCCGCGGAGCGGCCAGACCAGGACGCTCAGACCGTCCTGGTGGTCGACTACGGCGCCCAGTACGCCCAGCTGATCGCCCGCCGGGTCCGGGAGGCTCGCGTCTACTCCGAAGTGGTCCCGCACACGCTCTCCGCGGCAGAGATCATCGCCAAGAGGCCCTCGGCGGTGATCCTCTCCGGCGGCCCCGCCTCCGTGTATGCCGAGGGCGCCCCCGGGGTGGACAAGGACCTGTTCGACGCCGGCATCCCAGTGATGGGCATCTGCTACGGCTTCCAGGCCATGGCGCACGCCCTCGGCGGCGAGGTGGCCCGCACCGGTGAGCGTGAGTACGGAAAGACCGAAGTCCGTGCCACCACCGTCCCCCACGGGCTGCTCTCCGGCACCGATGAGCTGCAGACCACCTGGATGTCCCATGGCGACGCCGTGACCGCGGCCCCGGAGAGCTTCGAGGTCCTGGCCTCCTCGGAGGCCGCACCGGTGGCAGCCTTCGCCGACGACGGGAGGAAGCTCTACGGGGTGCAGTGGCACCCCGAGGTCAAGCACTCCCCGCAGGGGCAGCGGGTCATCGAGAACTTCCTCTACGAGGGCGCCGAGCTGAGGCCCGAGTGGACGGCCGGCAGCATTGTTGAGGAGCAGGTCGCCGCAATCCGTGAGCAGGTCGGCGACGCTCAGGTCATCTGCGGCCTCTCCGGCGGGGTCGACTCCGCGGTGGCCGCAGCCCTCGTCCAGAAGGCGGTGGGGGAGCAGCTCACCTGCGTGTTCGTCGACCATGGCCTGCTCCGTGCCGGAGAGGCCGAGCAGGTGGAGCGGGACTTCGTCGCCGCCACCGGCGCCAAGCTGCACGTCGCTGACGAGAAGAAGCGCTTCCTCTCCGCCCTGGCCGGAGTCTCCGACCCGGAGGAGAAGCGCAAGATCATCGGCCGCGAGTTCATCCGTGCCTTCGAGGAGGCCGAGCGGAACATCCTCGAGGAGGCCCAGGCAGAAGGCTCCAAGGTTGAGTTCCTCGTGCAGGGAACCCTCTACCCCGACGTCGTCGAGTCCGGCGGCGGCGAGGGTGCCGCTAACATCAAGTCCCACCACAACGTGGGCGGGCTGCCCGAGGACCTGCAGTTCAAGCTCGTGGAGCCGCTGCGGGCCCTGTTCAAGGACGAGGTCCGCGCGGTGGGGGCTGAGCTGGGGCTGCCGGCCGAGATCGTCCAGCGCCAGCCGTTCCCCGGCCCCGGCCTGGGCATCCGCATCATCGGCGAGGTCACCGAGGAGCGCCTGGACCTCCTGCGCGCCGCGGACCTGATCGCCCGCGAGGAGCTGACCGCATCAGGCCTGGACCAGGAGGTCTGGCAGATGCCGGTGGTGCTGCTCGCCGACGTCCGCTCCGTGGGCGTGCAGGGCGACGGCCGCACCTACGGCCACCCGATCGTGCTGCGCCCGGTCAGCTCCGAGGACGCGATGACCGCTGACTGGTCCCGCCTGCCGTATGACCTGCTGGCCCGCATCTCCAACCGCATCACCAATGAGGTGGAGGAGGTCAACCGAGTAACCCTCGACGTGACCTCGAAGCCCCCCGGGACCATCGAATGGGAGTGA
- a CDS encoding dolichyl-phosphate-mannose--protein mannosyltransferase, with product MTALTRSQQPPAGGTAARRRALWQERLNAAPFSPGVLGWAVPVILAVFAGALRLWNLGNPRSLIFDETYYAKDAYALMIAGHELVWPEDHDEQFAGGNPQPTEEGSYVVHPPLGKWLIAVGLRIFGTDSAYGWRFSSAIAGALAVLLIALIAQRMFRSVFLGGFAGLLSAVEGHHLVMSRVALLDIFLLLFVLAAFGALLADRYSARRRLAVWAAESEGLPDADWERGPHLLLRPWRLAAGVLLGCAVAVKLSALAFIPVFGLMVVLWDVEARRTLGVRRWLRSGLLRDGLPAAITVLPIVAVTYLASWSGWLVTSGGWGRGWHEENPPEGLAVLVPGPIRSLWNYHTSATEFHTGLESGHEYASTPWTWLFMGRPVSMHYQGLDEGAVYEHTGETCVAGRCSSAVVDLANPLIWWTGLVAVVIVLLLWLGRRDWRYGAVLSGYAAGYAVWLLFPDRTMFFFYTISFHPFLILAVTVLAGLVLGMGDTSRDSVRQRNTVLVTCFALLCVAVSVFFWPVWTAELIPYDQWQWRMWIDSWI from the coding sequence GTGACAGCCCTGACCCGGTCCCAGCAGCCCCCGGCCGGGGGCACCGCGGCCCGGCGCCGCGCCCTGTGGCAGGAGCGGCTCAACGCGGCCCCCTTCTCCCCCGGGGTGCTCGGCTGGGCGGTGCCGGTGATCCTGGCGGTGTTCGCGGGGGCGCTGCGGCTGTGGAACCTCGGCAACCCGCGGTCGCTCATCTTTGATGAGACCTACTACGCCAAGGACGCGTATGCGCTGATGATCGCCGGGCATGAGCTGGTGTGGCCCGAGGATCACGACGAGCAGTTCGCCGGCGGGAACCCGCAGCCCACGGAGGAGGGCTCGTATGTGGTGCACCCGCCGCTGGGCAAGTGGCTGATCGCCGTCGGCCTGCGCATCTTCGGCACGGATTCGGCCTACGGGTGGCGCTTCTCCTCGGCGATCGCGGGGGCGCTGGCGGTGCTGCTGATCGCGCTGATCGCTCAGCGGATGTTCCGCTCAGTGTTCCTGGGCGGGTTCGCGGGCCTGCTCAGCGCCGTGGAGGGCCATCATCTGGTCATGTCCCGGGTCGCGCTGCTGGACATCTTCCTGCTCCTCTTTGTGCTGGCGGCGTTCGGCGCGCTGCTGGCGGACCGGTACAGCGCGCGACGTCGGCTGGCCGTCTGGGCGGCCGAGTCGGAGGGCCTCCCGGACGCCGACTGGGAGAGGGGACCGCACCTGCTCCTGAGGCCGTGGCGCCTCGCGGCCGGGGTGCTGCTGGGCTGCGCGGTGGCGGTGAAGCTCTCCGCGCTGGCCTTCATCCCGGTGTTCGGGCTGATGGTGGTGCTCTGGGACGTCGAAGCCCGTCGGACCCTGGGGGTGCGGCGCTGGCTGCGCAGCGGGCTGCTGCGGGACGGCCTGCCCGCTGCGATCACCGTGCTGCCGATCGTCGCGGTGACTTATCTGGCGAGCTGGTCGGGCTGGCTGGTGACCAGCGGAGGCTGGGGCCGGGGCTGGCACGAGGAGAACCCGCCCGAGGGTCTTGCGGTGCTGGTGCCGGGCCCGATCCGCTCCCTGTGGAACTATCACACCTCTGCGACTGAATTTCACACGGGGCTGGAGAGCGGGCATGAGTACGCTTCCACCCCGTGGACCTGGCTGTTCATGGGGCGGCCGGTCTCCATGCACTACCAGGGCCTGGACGAAGGCGCAGTCTACGAGCACACCGGGGAGACCTGCGTGGCCGGCCGCTGCTCCTCGGCGGTGGTGGATCTCGCCAACCCGCTGATCTGGTGGACCGGGCTGGTCGCTGTGGTGATCGTGCTGCTGCTGTGGCTGGGCCGCCGCGACTGGCGGTACGGCGCCGTCCTGTCCGGCTATGCGGCCGGGTACGCGGTCTGGCTGCTGTTCCCGGACCGTACGATGTTCTTCTTCTATACGATCAGCTTCCACCCCTTCCTCATCCTCGCGGTGACGGTGCTGGCGGGCCTGGTGCTGGGCATGGGCGACACTTCCCGGGACTCGGTGCGGCAGCGGAACACTGTGCTGGTGACCTGCTTCGCCCTGCTGTGCGTGGCGGTGTCCGTGTTCTTCTGGCCGGTTTGGACCGCCGAGCTCATCCCCTACGACCAGTGGCAGTGGCGGATGTGGATCGACTCGTGGATCTGA